A part of Perca fluviatilis chromosome 15, GENO_Pfluv_1.0, whole genome shotgun sequence genomic DNA contains:
- the slc2a6 gene encoding solute carrier family 2, facilitated glucose transporter member 6, which translates to MDEETSLLNRRPTSSESRVSNSKLFLAVFSAVLGNFSFGYSLVYSSPVLPKLKSPDADPRLRMDTEQAAWFGSIYTLGAAAGGLGAMLLNDLIGRKLSIMMSAVPSTIGYMLMGGAVDLWMLHVGRFLTGVAGGMTAASIPVYISEISHKGVRGAMGSCPQITAVFGALALYAMGLVVPWRWLAVAGEVPAVLMVVLLAFMPSSPRRLLALGREQQAEKALRWLRGKHYNTNIELNAIQHSIKMQGKVTWSQLATPVYYRPIIISVMMRFLQQMTGITPILVYLEPIFSQSKVSLEPRYDAAIVGAVRLFSVAVAASLMDKAGRKALLYTSSLLMFLSCLTLTIISHTTPCPPCPAPPNHTMSWDSQNAMGNTLDASHQTAGGLITLISTMVFIFGYAMGWGPITWLLMSEVLPLAARGVASGLCVTVSWLTAFMLTHAFTHLVDRYGLYVPYLCFTVVCVLCLLFNAVCIPETRGRSLEEIENYFRTGRTFTINRSNSTSQSS; encoded by the exons ATGGATGAAGAGACTTCTCTGCTCAACAGAAGACCAACGTCATCTGAATCCAGG GTCAGTAACTCCAAACTGTTCCTGGCCGTCTTCTCGGCCGTCCTGGGGAACTTCAGCTTCGGTTACTCCCTGGTCTACTCATCCCCGGTCTTGCCGAAGCTCAAGAGCCCCGATGCAGACCCTCGGCTCAGGATGGACACGGAGCAGGCTGCCTGGTTCGGCTCCATCTACACACTGGGTGCCGCGGCCGGAGGATTGGGGGCCATGCTGCTCAACGACCTGATTGGACGGAAGCTGAGCATCATGATGTCAGCAGTGCCGTCAACTATTGG ataCATGCTGATGGGAGGGGCTGTTGACTTGTGGATGCTCCATGTGGGCCGTTTCCTCACAGGCGTTGCCGGGGGGATGACCGCAGCATCTATTCCT GTATACATCTCAGAGATCTCGCACAAAGGAGTGAGAGGAGCTATGGGCTCCTGCCCTCAGATCACTGCTGTGTTTGGGGCCCTGGCGCTCTACGCCATGG GTCTGGTGGTACCGTGGCGGTGGCTGGCAGTGGCGGGGGAGGTGCCAGCTGTGCTGATGGTTGTGCTGCTGGCGTTCATGCCCAGCTCCCCCAGGAGGCTCCTCGCTCTGGGCAGAGAGCAGCAGGCTGAGAAGGCCCTCCGCTGGCTAAGGGGAAAACactacaacacaaacattgaGCTCAATGCCATACAG CACAGCATCAAAATGCAGGGTAAAGTCACATGGTCGCAGCTGGCCACACCTGTCTACTACCGGCCAATCATCATCTCAGTGATGATGCGTTTCCTGCAGCAAATGACGGGCATCACGCCCATCCTGGTCTACCTGGAGCCCATCTTTTCCCAAAGCAAAGTTTCCCTGGAGCCCAG gTACGATGCTGCCATTGTAGGTGCGGTCCGCCTATTTTCTGTTGCCGTGGCAGCCAGTTTAATGGACAAGGCGGGACGCAAAGCCCTGCTGTACACGTCGAGCCTGCTGATGTTCCTGTCCTGTCTGACTCTGACAATAATCTCCCACACCACACCTTGCCCTCCATGCCCCGCCCCTCCTAATCACACCATGAGTTGGGACTCCCAAAATGCCATGGGAAACACTTTGGATGCCAGCCACCAAACTGCAGGAGGCCTCATTACTCTCATCAGCACCATGGTGTTTATATTTG GATACGCCATGGGATGGGGCCCAATCACATGGTTGCTGATGTCAGAGGTGTTGCCGCTGGCTGCCAGGGGCGTTGCTTCGGGGCTGTGTGTGACTGTCAGCTGGTTGACAGCATTCATGCTCACGCACGCCTTCACACACCTGGTGGACAGATACGGCCTGTACGTGCCCTACCTGTGTTTTACGGTGGTGTGTGTGCTATGTCTGCTGTTCAACGCAGTGTGCATCCCAGAGACTCGCGGCCGCTCACTGGAAGAAATAGAGAACTATTTTAGGACAGGACGTACGTTCACCATCAACAGGAGTAATTCCACTTCACAGTCAAGCTGA
- the si:ch211-157c3.4 gene encoding lipopolysaccharide-induced tumor necrosis factor-alpha factor homolog has product MSQLQSVWTLHQQHLTHTSLHTDCDSPPSTMSSSGKKEPPPYIIPVDGQGQKDVTVYHVHTPFNPPSNSDSAANSTPVYTSGGGGAGSGLPSGDGKTRFVSYDGALGHSAGMTTCTSCQQQVMTNVTYKAGTYAWLMCLLFICCGLVLCCCLIPFFLKSFKDAYHTCPRCNRVLYVDKKKCCK; this is encoded by the exons ATGTCACAGTTACAGTCTGTCTGGACTCTACATCAGCAACATCTTACACACACATCCCTGCATACAGACTGCGACAGCCCGCCAAG cacaaTGAGTTCGTCTGGAAAAAAAGAACCTCCTCCCTACATCATACCAG TCGATGGTCAGGGTCAGAAGGATGTGACAGTTTACCACGTCCACACTCCATTCAACCCTCCGTCCAATTCAGACAGCGCCGCTAATTCCACGCCAG TGTACACCAGCGGAGGAGGCGGCGCTGGCTCAGGTCTCCCATCTGGAGATGGCAAAACTAGGTTTGTGAGCTACGACGGAGCGCTGGGGCATTCTGCCGGCATGACCACCTGCACCTCCTGCCAGCAGCAGGTCATGACCAACGTCACCTACAAGGCCGGGACGTACGCTTGGCTGATGTGCTTACTCTTCATCTGCTGCGG GTTAGTCCTTTGCTGCTGTCTGATTCCTTTCTTCCTGAAAAGCTTCAAGGATGCGTACCACACGTGCCCCCGCTGCAACAGAGTGCTCTACGTTGACAAGAAGAAATGCTGTAAATGA